The following DNA comes from Streptomyces sp. NBC_00273.
AGTCGGTCGGTGAGCCAGTCAAGGGCCGCCAGTTGGCCGGGAACCCGCCCGAACACCTCCTCGTAGCGCTCCCCCAGAGCGTCGAACACCTCTGCCGCCGACTTGCGTTGACCCATCGGACCGCCCCTTCGTCTTCGGAGCACCACCGTACTGGCGCGGTGCCGTAGCAGGCGACGCCCCCGTTAGGATCTGAGGCCAGTGATCATCAAGGGGGAGTCCATGTCCAACGCCGACGACGCCGTACTGAGACCGCTCGGGCCGGAGGATCCGCAGGAGATCTCCGGTTACCGGCTGCTCGCGAAGATCGGCGAAGGCGGTATGGGTTCCGTCTACCTCTCACGGACCCGCGGGAACCAGCCGATCGCCCTGAAGGTCATCCGCCGCGAGTTCGCCCAGGAGCAGGACTTCCGGGTCCGCTTCGAACGCGAGGTGCAGGCGGCCCGCCGCGTGCAGGGCTACCACATCGTACCGGTGCTCGACCACGACACCAGTGGTGAACGGCCTTGGCTGGCCACCGCGTTCGTACCGGGCCTGGCGCTCGACGACGCTCTCGCCGCGCACGGTTCGCTGCCGCTGCCCGCGGTGTTCCAGCTGATCGGCTGCACGGCGCAGGCCCTGCACTCCGTTCACGCAGCCTCGGTGGTGCACCGCGACCTCAAGCCGAGCAACATCCTGCTCGGTTCGAACGGCCCGTGGGTGATCGACTTCGGTATCGCGCGGGCCACCGACACCACCCAGCTGACGCGCAGCGGCGGGTTCATCGGGACGCCGCAGTACATGTCCCCCGAGCACGCGCTCGGCCGGACCGTCACGGCGGCGACGGACGTCTTCGCGCTGGGTCTGATCGCGGCGGTCGTGGCCACCGGCCGCCACCCGTACGGCGACGGCGGGGGCCTCTCGATCGCCGCCGCGATAGCCAACACCCCGCAGCAGGCCCCGGACCTGAGCGGCTACCCGGAACCCCTGCGCCAGCTGTTGGAGCGCTGCCTGCAGTCCGATGCCGCGCAGCGGCCCAGCCCGGCCGAGCTCGCCGAGTGGTGCGGCCGCGTCGCGGGCCGGGAACTGCGTGACTTCGACGGCTGGCTGCCCGAGCCGCTGACCGCGGAGATCGCCCGCCGCGAGCGGTCGGCACAGGCCCAGGCACAGGCCCAGGCACAGGCACCGGCGCAGACCCCGCCCCCGCCGGCGTACACACCGACCGTGGCCCCCGAGCACGTCCGGCCCGCGTACGCGCCCACGCAGGCGCCCGCGCAGGCGCCCGGACCGGTCCCCCCGGCGTACGCACCGACCCAGGGCCCGGGCCACCCTGGGTACGGCGCGTCCACCGCCCCCGCCTACGCCGCACCCTCCTACTCCGCACCTTCCGCGCAGGCGGTACCCGCCCCCGCACGCCGCAGCCGCGTGCCCCTGGTCGTCGGCGCCGGAATCCTGGTGGTCGCCCTCGCCGCGGGCGGCACGTGGTACTTCACGCACAACGACGACGAGGGCGGCGCCCAGCAGACCGCGGGCGACAACAAGGACAGGACGGCGGAGGCGCCGAAGGACACGGCGCCGGCGGCGCAAAGCAGCGGCTCGACCCCCGCGCCCCAGGCGTCCGGCCGCACCTACACCGCGGTGTTCAAGGACAAGCCCGTGAAGTTCCTCGCGCCCAGGGAGTTCGGCAAAGTCAACGCGGTCGACCTCGACTTCCCCAAGGTGGCTCCGTTCGGCGACATCGGCTACAACGACCGGGAGCTGGCCATGGGCTACGACAGCGTCGAGAGCGTGACCCCGTTCGGCAAGAGCAGGGGCGCCACCCCCGAACAGTGCGAGACCGGGGCCGCCACCGATCCGATTCCCGAGAAGCTGCCGCAGTCGGACCTCGGCGGGGCGGACAGTGCCATCGTCCAGGGCGACCTGCTCTGCACCGTCACCAGCAAGGGCAATCTCGCCATGGTCAAGATCGTCGGGGTCGAGCCCTCGACGGACAGGCTCTACAAGGTCCCGACGTACCTCACCGAAGTGACCCTCTGGAAGCGGTAGGCCGCGGGCGAGGCGTGAGCTCGACGGGCCGGACCGGCTCAGCGGTTGCGGCGTTCCCCTCACACGGAACGTTCCATGCAGACCAGCCTGTCCCGCTCGTCCCACGACCCGGTGACGGTGAATCCGAGCCGTTCGTACAGGGCGATCGCGCCCGCCCGCCACTGCCACACCGACAGCCGCACCGCGCTGAGGCCGCGCTCCTCGGCATGCGTCAGCGCGGCGCCGAGGAGACGGCGGGCGATGCCCAGCCCGCGGAACTCCGGGGCCGTCCAGAGCCTCTTGACCTCGGACCGCCCGTCCACGGGGGCGGCCACCACCAGGCAGCCCACCACGGCGTCCCCGATCGACGCCAGCAGCACGTCGTCGCCGGCGAAGGCCACCTGCGGATCCGTGATCTCCGCGCGGTAGCGGTCGGGCAGCCCTTCCACGCCGGCGACGGCCTCGCCCTTCTCCTCCTGCGTGCGCAGGTGGTAGGCGGCCAGCAACCCGGCCAGCCCGTCCCGGGCGGAAAGGGCATGCCCCGGCCGGCGGACGACGACGACCTCGCGTGGTTCGCTCACGACGGGAGCATCGCATCCCGGTGCGCGACCTCGACGGCCGGGGGGAGGGGTCAGGTCGAGGCGGGGACGAGGACCACGGCCGTTCCGTACGCGCACACCTCGGTCCCGACGTCCTGGGCGTCGGTGACGTCGAACCGCATCATCAGCACGGCGTTGCCACCGCGCGCCTTCGCCTGTTCGATGAGCCGGTCCATGGCCTGGTTCCGGGTCTCCACCAGGGTCTTGGTGAGGCCCTTCAGTTCGCCGCCGATCATCGACTTCAGGCCCGCGCCGATCTGGCTGCCCAGGTGGCGGGAGCGGACGGTGAGGCCGAAGACCTCGCCGATGACGCGCTCGACCCGGTAGCCGGGGACGTCGTTGGTCGTGACGACGAGGACGCCGGTCTCGTGTGCGCCGGCGCCGCCGCCGTAGTCATCGATACCCATGGCACCCACTCTCGCCCGGGCCGCCACCGCCCGCACCCCGGGCCGCGCGAGCAGGGTACGGGCAGCGCACCCGGCACGGATCCGGACCGCCGCCGGACGTGTGCCCGCGTGCACATCAACCCCTTGCGTACCACCCAGGTTGTAGGTCGCCACCTCCCTGGGTGGTACTCCGGCCTCATCCCCCGGATGGGCGCGGGCGGGGACGGCGGGGCCGTAGATTCTCCTCCGCCGGGTCACCGGCCGGCGCCGCCCCGTTCCTCCGGGGCTCGCTGCACGGCCGTGCCCGTTCGGGGGCGGGCACGGCCGCGCACCTCGATAGGGCAAATTGGTCATATCGGGTTAAACGACGGTGAGCCACCGGGGCTACGCGCCCCGCCCTCGTCATAGTCGTCCCTGGCAACCCGCCTGGTTGCCGCCCCGTGCCGCGCGTCGCGGCCGGGTGGATGTCTTCGTAGAGGAGCCGGCTCATGCTGAAGCCCACCAGAACCACCCTCGCTCTCGCCGCCGGCAGCCTGGTTCTCGGTCTGGTCGGAGCGGGCGCCGCCGTCGCCGACGACGGTCCGGAGAACCAGCCGCCGCGGGAGATCGTCGTCGGCGGAGGGTCCGCGGAGCCCGGTGCGTACCCCGAGAAGTACGTCACCGGCAAGGTCGTCTCGAAGGGCCCGCTGACGGTCCGCAGCAAGCCGAGCACCCACTCGCAGTCCCTCGGCCACGTGTACCCGCACAGCAAGGTCGAGATCGAGTGCAAGAAGTACGGTGAGAAGGTCGACGGCAACCGCATCTGGTACCGCCTGGCCGACAAGAACGGCAGCTGGGAGCACGACGCCGCGGCCCCCAAGCGTGCGTACGAGAAGGAGCGCTGGGTCTCCGCCCGCTACGTCAAGAACCTCTCCGAGGTCAAGTACTGCCGCTGACCCCGCCCCTGTCCCCGTCCCTGCCTGTCGGCCGATAGGCAAACGGACAGGGAGCAGTCGGGCGGACAGGTCAGCAGTCAGTCCACCGGGCGTACGGCACGCGGCCCCACGCACTCCACGCCGTACGCCCGGACCCGTTCCCGCAGTTCACGGTCGGCCGTGACGACGACACAGCCGCGCTCCGCGTACGCGGCGGCCAACTCCACGATCCGGTCGTCACCGCTCCCGGGCGCCGGGTCCACCCGGACGCCCGGAACGGACTCGACGCCCCGGGCGGCGCCTTCCACGACGAGGACGATCTCCTCGTCGCCGCCCCGGCCGGCCAGCAGGTCGCGCAGCCGGACGGCCGCGCCCCGCCGGTCCCGCCACCAGCCGTCCGGCACCGAGCCGACGACGTTCGCGCCGTCCACGATCAGCACGTTCCGCGCGGCGTTCACGGCGGCCGGGCCCTCAGAAGTCGCCGTAGTTGACCTGCCAGGTGGGCAGGCCCATCCGGCGCCAGATCGCGACCACGCGGTCCCGGTCGTCGAGCGAGACCCGTACCGCGTACCGGTGGCGCACATGCGCGTCGAACAGCTCCGCCTTCACCACGTCGTCGCGGCGCGTGTCGCCCGCCGCGCGCATCCACAGCTCGTCGTACGGCACCTCGTGGCGCCGCAGCCAGGACTCCGTCTGCTGACGGTACTCCTCGCCGCGCCCCGACAGCAGCACGATCGCGTCGCCGTCGGCGCGCCGGAAGGCGTCGAGCGCGTGCCGTACCGGCTCGTTGAGCAGGTCGAGCTCGCAGCGCGAGAAGTCGTACGGGCCCCGGTCGCCGGTCAGCGCGAGCGTGCCGTCGATGTCGCACATCACCGCGGCCGGCAGGGCCGGGTCGGGCACGTACTCCGTCACGGGCGGCGCGGCCACCCCGCTCGACCCGCCGTTCATCCACTCCGACGTCAGCCGCCAGCCTCCCCGCCGGGCCTTCTCGTGCTTCTCGGCCAATATGCGGATGATCTCCTCGCCGACCTGGCGCTCGCGCGCGGCGTCCCGGCGCAGGCACTCCTCCAGCGGGACGTCGGTGAAGTCGTGCACGACGAAGGTCGCGAGACCGCCGACCGCCGCCTTGAGCCGCTTGGGGATGTTCTTGGTCAGGTGGGTGTTGTCGACGACCACGTCGAAGCCGCCGTCGACCGCCGCGCGGACCGCCGCGTCCTGGACGGCCAGCACGGTCTGCTCGTGCCTGAAGCTACGGCCCCGCCCGGGGTCCGGGAGGTCGAGCATGAGCCGCAGGTCGTCGAGGTTGACGCGGCGCATGCGGCCACCGGCCTCGGCCTGCAGGGCGCGCGCGGCGGTCGTCTTGCCGGAGGCCGGCAGGCCCGTCATGACGTGCACGACGGGCAGCGGGGCCTCCTCGGCCGCAATCGCAGTCGCAGTCGCGTCCGTGTTCACATCCGTGTTCACGTCCGTGTTGGGTGTGTCTTCGGACACGGGTCAGTTCTCCTCGTCGTTCGTGAAGGGGTCGGACGTCTCCGGCCGCACGTTGCGCCATACGGCCAGTTCCGTGGACCGGCCGTCCAGGCGCAGGAACATCGCGGCCCGGACCTCCCGGTCGGGCAGTGCCTTCACCGCCCGGGCGAAGGCCCCCCGGTCGGCGGCCAGGTGCGCGAGTCCCGCGTACGCCTCGTCGATGGCGCGCTCGCGCCGCGCGGCCTCGCTCTCGAGCCGCTCGATCACCTCGCTCACCCAGGCGTCGAACTCGTCGGGCACCTGGTCGAGCAGTGCGTCGAGCGGCTTGCCGCCCGTGGCCTCGATCTCGACGACCGTGGTGCCGAGGCCCTGGGCGAGCTGCTTGAGGGGCAGGCCGGCGAACCGCTGGATGCCGTGGGCGCGCCAGATGTCCCGCTCGGTGGCCTTGGTCAGCAGGCGGTGGAGCCGTACGTACTCGGCCAGCTTGGCCTTCGCGCGCACACCGGAGGCGAAGCGCAGCACGAAGCCCTCCGCCTGGGTGCCGGTCGCCGAGGCACCGCCGGGCAGGGTGTTGGACTCGGTGAGGGCGATCAGCTCGTCGATGGGCATGGCGGGCCAGACCGTGACGACGGAACCGATCCCCTCCCAGTGGGACGCGGCCTCGGCGAGGGGGACCTCGGTGCCGTCCTGACCGAAGGCCGCGAGGAGGACGAGGTCCCGGCGGTCGCCGTAGTCGACGACGATGCGGTTCTGCGGGTACAGGATCTCGGCGAGGTAGGTGGTGCCGGGGCGCAGGGCCGCGGTGTCCCGGCCGTCGAGCAGGCGCTGCGCCCAGGTCGCCTGGGCGCTGATGAAGGACCCCTTGGAGGCGACCCGCCAGCGGTCCGCGTAGTGGAAGACGACGGCGAGGCTGCCGTCGACCTTGTCGTAGACCTCGAACGGCTCGTCCGGGAGGGCGGGGGCGTACGGTTGACCCGACTCGTGCTCGCCGACGTTGAAGAACTTCGGCAGCGGCAACGCGACGATCGCGCCGGTGGTGTCGTCGGCGACGAGTCCGCGGCAGCGGGTGGTGACGTCGTTCCAGACGCGTTCGTACTGGGCCGTCCGCGTGTAGGTGTAGATGGACAGCGGCAGTTCGGGATGCGACTTGCGGGTCACGTACCCGGCGTCGATCGAGTCCGCCAGCGCCTGTGCGGGCAGCAGGTCATGCAGAGTCAGGGTCTCCTGGCTCATGGGGTCCTCCCGGTTTGAGATGGCTCATTCTCACGTGCGGGAGGGTGTGCCCGGTAGTTAATTATGCCTGGTCGGCGCAGTGCCCAGGCGGTTGATGTCGGCGGGCCGCAGGATGTGCCCGGGGATCTCGGTGCCGGGTGAAGCGACGGCGATCATGGCGCGGCCGAAGGCCTCGGAGGTGATGACGAGGTTCGGGGCGACCCGCCGCACGAGGGGGACCAGGGGGCCGAGGACGGCGTAGAACACCCGGGACAGCCGGGCCTTGGAGGGCACGCCGCGCACCGGCTGGACGATGCCGGGGCGGAACATGTACGCACGGAAGGGGAGTTCGAGCAGGTCGTTCTCGGTCTTCCCCTTGACCCGGGCCCACATGGAACGGCCCCGCTCGGTGCTGTCCGTGCCCTCGCCGGAGACGTAGACGAAGGTCATGCCGGGGTTGGCGGCGGACAACGGCCGGGCGACGGCG
Coding sequences within:
- a CDS encoding epimerase, encoding MNVLLFGATGMLGWGVLRECLRSDAVESVVAVGRTPLGVSHPKLRECVQGDPSDLAAAGIDPAAYDACFYCLGVSSVGMKEEAYRRVTHDLTLAVARPLSAANPGMTFVYVSGEGTDSTERGRSMWARVKGKTENDLLELPFRAYMFRPGIVQPVRGVPSKARLSRVFYAVLGPLVPLVRRVAPNLVITSEAFGRAMIAVASPGTEIPGHILRPADINRLGTAPTRHN
- a CDS encoding protein kinase domain-containing protein yields the protein MSNADDAVLRPLGPEDPQEISGYRLLAKIGEGGMGSVYLSRTRGNQPIALKVIRREFAQEQDFRVRFEREVQAARRVQGYHIVPVLDHDTSGERPWLATAFVPGLALDDALAAHGSLPLPAVFQLIGCTAQALHSVHAASVVHRDLKPSNILLGSNGPWVIDFGIARATDTTQLTRSGGFIGTPQYMSPEHALGRTVTAATDVFALGLIAAVVATGRHPYGDGGGLSIAAAIANTPQQAPDLSGYPEPLRQLLERCLQSDAAQRPSPAELAEWCGRVAGRELRDFDGWLPEPLTAEIARRERSAQAQAQAQAQAPAQTPPPPAYTPTVAPEHVRPAYAPTQAPAQAPGPVPPAYAPTQGPGHPGYGASTAPAYAAPSYSAPSAQAVPAPARRSRVPLVVGAGILVVALAAGGTWYFTHNDDEGGAQQTAGDNKDRTAEAPKDTAPAAQSSGSTPAPQASGRTYTAVFKDKPVKFLAPREFGKVNAVDLDFPKVAPFGDIGYNDRELAMGYDSVESVTPFGKSRGATPEQCETGAATDPIPEKLPQSDLGGADSAIVQGDLLCTVTSKGNLAMVKIVGVEPSTDRLYKVPTYLTEVTLWKR
- a CDS encoding GNAT family N-acetyltransferase encodes the protein MSEPREVVVVRRPGHALSARDGLAGLLAAYHLRTQEEKGEAVAGVEGLPDRYRAEITDPQVAFAGDDVLLASIGDAVVGCLVVAAPVDGRSEVKRLWTAPEFRGLGIARRLLGAALTHAEERGLSAVRLSVWQWRAGAIALYERLGFTVTGSWDERDRLVCMERSV
- a CDS encoding NTP pyrophosphohydrolase, which encodes MNAARNVLIVDGANVVGSVPDGWWRDRRGAAVRLRDLLAGRGGDEEIVLVVEGAARGVESVPGVRVDPAPGSGDDRIVELAAAYAERGCVVVTADRELRERVRAYGVECVGPRAVRPVD
- a CDS encoding RNA ligase — its product is MSQETLTLHDLLPAQALADSIDAGYVTRKSHPELPLSIYTYTRTAQYERVWNDVTTRCRGLVADDTTGAIVALPLPKFFNVGEHESGQPYAPALPDEPFEVYDKVDGSLAVVFHYADRWRVASKGSFISAQATWAQRLLDGRDTAALRPGTTYLAEILYPQNRIVVDYGDRRDLVLLAAFGQDGTEVPLAEAASHWEGIGSVVTVWPAMPIDELIALTESNTLPGGASATGTQAEGFVLRFASGVRAKAKLAEYVRLHRLLTKATERDIWRAHGIQRFAGLPLKQLAQGLGTTVVEIEATGGKPLDALLDQVPDEFDAWVSEVIERLESEAARRERAIDEAYAGLAHLAADRGAFARAVKALPDREVRAAMFLRLDGRSTELAVWRNVRPETSDPFTNDEEN
- a CDS encoding phosphatase domain-containing protein; the encoded protein is MSEDTPNTDVNTDVNTDATATAIAAEEAPLPVVHVMTGLPASGKTTAARALQAEAGGRMRRVNLDDLRLMLDLPDPGRGRSFRHEQTVLAVQDAAVRAAVDGGFDVVVDNTHLTKNIPKRLKAAVGGLATFVVHDFTDVPLEECLRRDAARERQVGEEIIRILAEKHEKARRGGWRLTSEWMNGGSSGVAAPPVTEYVPDPALPAAVMCDIDGTLALTGDRGPYDFSRCELDLLNEPVRHALDAFRRADGDAIVLLSGRGEEYRQQTESWLRRHEVPYDELWMRAAGDTRRDDVVKAELFDAHVRHRYAVRVSLDDRDRVVAIWRRMGLPTWQVNYGDF
- a CDS encoding YbjQ family protein; translation: MGIDDYGGGAGAHETGVLVVTTNDVPGYRVERVIGEVFGLTVRSRHLGSQIGAGLKSMIGGELKGLTKTLVETRNQAMDRLIEQAKARGGNAVLMMRFDVTDAQDVGTEVCAYGTAVVLVPAST